The Paenibacillus sp. RUD330 genome has a segment encoding these proteins:
- the corA gene encoding magnesium/cobalt transporter CorA — protein sequence MIRVMAMDAAKKLHKNISLDDLDAMEALWYWVDMDRPSAEEISLLDERFHFHPLAIEDCLHLLQRPKVDHYEDVHFFVMHALIPETLHVDEVNLFLGSNYAVTFHFASSQEVDEAWETLAVHPKHPGKGHLLAAYSVTDKLVDRYFPAVYGIEDQLLDADLNSSGYLKQSGMDEIFTIRAKLLKLRKTIVPMRDLLYRLTSTEALPSFKDFKAFYLDIYDHLLKQTETLEACREMTADLRDSFMSYNSNRMNGIMKTLTVITTIFMPLTFIAGVYGMNFVKMPELEFRYGYFIVLGAMGLIALAMFAWFKRKGWFD from the coding sequence ATGATTCGAGTCATGGCGATGGATGCGGCCAAAAAATTGCATAAAAATATCAGTCTGGACGATCTCGACGCGATGGAGGCGCTGTGGTATTGGGTGGACATGGACCGGCCGAGCGCGGAGGAGATTTCCTTGCTGGACGAACGATTCCACTTCCATCCTCTGGCGATCGAGGACTGCCTTCACCTGCTGCAACGGCCCAAAGTGGACCACTACGAGGATGTCCATTTCTTCGTCATGCATGCGCTTATTCCAGAGACGCTGCATGTCGACGAGGTGAATCTGTTTCTGGGATCGAACTACGCGGTGACGTTCCATTTCGCCTCGTCGCAGGAAGTCGACGAGGCCTGGGAGACGCTCGCCGTTCATCCGAAGCATCCCGGCAAGGGCCATCTGCTCGCAGCCTACAGCGTGACCGACAAGCTGGTCGACCGGTATTTTCCCGCCGTATACGGCATCGAGGACCAGCTCCTCGACGCCGATCTCAACAGCTCCGGCTACTTGAAGCAATCCGGCATGGACGAGATCTTCACGATCAGGGCCAAGCTGCTGAAGCTGCGCAAGACGATCGTTCCGATGAGGGATCTGCTCTACCGGCTCACCTCCACGGAAGCTCTTCCGAGCTTCAAGGACTTCAAAGCGTTCTATCTGGACATCTACGACCATCTGCTGAAGCAGACCGAAACGCTGGAAGCCTGCCGCGAGATGACGGCCGACCTGCGAGACAGCTTCATGAGCTACAATTCCAACCGGATGAACGGCATCATGAAGACGCTCACGGTCATTACGACGATCTTCATGCCGCTAACCTTCATCGCGGGCGTATACGGGATGAACTTCGTCAAGATGCCCGAGCTGGAGTTCCGCTACGGCTACTTCATCGTGCTGGGAGCGATGGGGCTGATCGCGCTGGCCATGTTCGCCTGGTTCAAGCGCAAGGGCTGGTTCGACTGA
- a CDS encoding RNA polymerase sigma factor, with protein MEFDYLQYTAPEYNAGSALDQLMKAYGKDVWNFALMLTRNRDLADDIAQDVFLKVYEKLPEFRGQSSVKTWILTITRHAALDHMRSSWVRKVMLLDFLPGGPSHPSAEKELLRKLQSEEVWHAVLSLPLKLREPLLLVCHYGMTMEETAGLLGVAKGTVKSRLHRARAAMNRKVSASEALNVGGEWI; from the coding sequence TTGGAATTCGATTATTTGCAATACACGGCCCCGGAGTACAATGCGGGCTCTGCGCTGGATCAGCTCATGAAGGCGTACGGGAAGGACGTCTGGAACTTTGCGCTCATGCTTACCCGGAACCGGGACCTGGCGGACGACATCGCCCAGGATGTCTTTCTCAAAGTGTATGAGAAGCTTCCCGAGTTCAGGGGACAGAGCTCGGTCAAGACGTGGATTTTGACGATTACCCGGCATGCTGCGCTTGACCATATGCGTTCCTCCTGGGTGCGCAAGGTGATGCTGCTGGATTTTCTGCCCGGCGGCCCTTCCCATCCTTCCGCGGAAAAAGAGCTGCTGCGCAAGCTTCAAAGCGAGGAAGTGTGGCATGCGGTGCTCAGCCTGCCGCTGAAGCTGAGGGAGCCGCTGCTGCTGGTCTGCCACTACGGGATGACCATGGAAGAGACGGCCGGGCTGCTCGGCGTCGCCAAAGGAACCGTGAAATCGCGGCTTCATCGGGCACGGGCGGCCATGAACCGCAAAGTATCGGCCAGCGAAGCTCTGAATGTGGGGGGCGAGTGGATATGA
- the gluQRS gene encoding tRNA glutamyl-Q(34) synthetase GluQRS produces MAATIGRFAPTPSGLMHLGNARTALLAWLQIRAAGGTFILRMEDIDGPRSRSQYAEAALTDLRWLGIDWDEGPDIGGPRGPYTQSERLPRYKEALDRLAAAGMLYPCYCSRAELAAVASAPHGLSSEGPAYPGTCRHLGEAQRRERGKAKEPSLRMAVDAGRVVSFEDLAAGQQHTAPGAGGDFVVRRADGIYSYQLAVTVDDALMGVTDVLRGSDLLDSTPRQLLLYEALGFAPPRFAHVPLLMGPDGRRLAKRHGGISLSAIRESGARPEAVVGLLAYWSGLQDRPEAVAARELAPAFRLEHVPAAPVAVSGEDLRLIAIPHL; encoded by the coding sequence ATGGCTGCCACAATCGGAAGATTCGCTCCGACCCCGTCGGGACTCATGCATCTGGGCAATGCGAGGACCGCCCTCCTGGCATGGCTGCAAATACGGGCCGCCGGAGGAACGTTTATCCTGCGCATGGAGGATATCGACGGCCCTCGCTCCAGATCACAATACGCGGAAGCGGCGCTTACGGATCTGCGCTGGCTCGGCATCGACTGGGACGAAGGCCCGGACATCGGCGGCCCCCGTGGACCGTACACGCAAAGCGAACGGCTTCCTCGCTACAAGGAAGCTCTGGACAGGCTTGCGGCTGCGGGAATGCTCTACCCTTGCTACTGCAGCCGCGCAGAGCTCGCCGCCGTCGCCAGCGCCCCTCACGGCCTCTCGTCGGAAGGCCCCGCCTATCCGGGAACATGCAGGCATCTTGGCGAGGCGCAGAGGCGGGAGCGCGGCAAGGCCAAGGAGCCCTCGCTGAGGATGGCCGTCGATGCCGGGCGCGTCGTATCGTTCGAAGACTTGGCCGCCGGACAGCAGCATACGGCGCCGGGCGCAGGAGGCGACTTCGTCGTCCGGCGGGCGGACGGCATCTACAGCTATCAGCTGGCCGTAACGGTGGACGACGCCCTGATGGGCGTGACCGATGTGCTGCGCGGGAGCGATCTGCTGGACTCCACTCCCCGCCAGCTGCTGCTCTATGAAGCGCTCGGCTTCGCCCCTCCCCGGTTCGCCCATGTTCCGCTGCTGATGGGACCGGACGGCAGGCGGCTGGCCAAGCGCCATGGCGGCATCTCCCTGTCCGCCATCCGGGAATCCGGCGCAAGGCCGGAAGCGGTCGTCGGCCTGCTCGCCTACTGGAGCGGCCTCCAGGACCGCCCGGAGGCCGTCGCCGCCCGCGAGCTGGCGCCGGCCTTCCGCCTGGAGCATGTCCCCGCGGCGCCGGTCGCCGTGAGCGGGGAGGACCTGCGGCTGATCGCAATTCCGCACCTATAA
- a CDS encoding MOSC domain-containing protein: METEHAAGYLVSIQTGRPQRLDFKGRCVSSAINKTPRSGAVPVRFRQVDGDFQAEPSVHGGPDKAVLMFSADRYPYWEDRLGIESRPGLFGENLTVAGLHEEIVCIGDKLRIGTALLEVTEPRQPCYKLGAWLKQPKLPLWVKETGYGGYYLRVLEEGAVEAGNSVELQRHPLQVTVKEAFDVFYDRSPGWSAKAERVLAVEALGADWRQALRKRFEKGAVVLPVELPEQA, encoded by the coding sequence ATGGAAACAGAGCACGCGGCGGGATATCTGGTCTCCATCCAGACAGGCCGGCCGCAGCGCCTCGATTTCAAAGGGCGCTGCGTCTCCTCCGCCATCAACAAGACGCCGCGCTCCGGCGCGGTGCCGGTCCGCTTCCGCCAGGTCGACGGCGACTTCCAGGCGGAGCCTTCCGTCCACGGAGGTCCGGACAAGGCGGTGCTCATGTTCTCGGCCGACCGTTATCCTTATTGGGAGGACAGGCTCGGCATCGAGAGCAGGCCGGGATTGTTCGGAGAGAACTTGACCGTGGCCGGCCTGCATGAGGAAATCGTGTGCATCGGAGACAAGCTGCGCATCGGAACCGCCCTGCTGGAGGTGACGGAGCCCCGCCAGCCCTGCTACAAGCTGGGAGCGTGGCTGAAGCAGCCCAAGCTTCCTCTATGGGTGAAGGAAACCGGGTATGGAGGCTATTACCTGCGGGTTCTGGAGGAAGGCGCGGTCGAGGCCGGCAACTCGGTCGAGCTGCAGCGGCATCCGCTTCAGGTGACGGTGAAGGAAGCGTTCGATGTGTTCTATGACCGTTCTCCGGGCTGGAGCGCCAAGGCGGAGCGGGTGCTTGCCGTGGAAGCGCTCGGAGCGGACTGGCGCCAGGCGCTGCGGAAGCGGTTTGAAAAAGGAGCTGTCGTCCTGCCCGTGGAGCTTCCGGAGCAGGCTTAG